The Sphaerospermopsis torques-reginae ITEP-024 genome has a window encoding:
- a CDS encoding IS1380 family transposase, producing the protein MTQVSTDCTPKQFKFEREKTRPVVVNFQGGKVTSDAGLSLIAEIDRKLQITARLAQCFQDYRQPNKRQHSIEDLIAQRIYGLIMGYEDLNDHEELRHDPMFAIAVGKRIGQEKEPVTLASKSTLNRLEHCPLNIEQGAESRYHRIGHSTAEIEKLFVKIFLESYSSEPKQIILDLDVTDDLVHGNQEQVFFNTYYGAYCYAPLYIFCGKHLLAAKLRASNVDPAEGALSELQRVIKQIRTEWKNVEIFVRGDSAYSREDIMNWCELQRGVEYVFGMPQNSRLIKMTKNTQNQAQQEFEQKLFKVVSFLETLFTPDVQLKEMASQLIDNSIWYRSINYQTITSCSHPRRVVAKVEHGSNGTNVRFVVTSIPTNKIPPGELYTQKYCPRGEMENRFKEQQLELFSDRTSTHTFAGNQLRLWFSSIAYVLMNALRNKCLVKTELKNAQVGTIRTKLLKLGALITVSSRRILIAINSSCPYQDIYAAAYRCLQLLPNPG; encoded by the coding sequence ATGACCCAAGTATCAACAGATTGTACACCAAAACAGTTCAAATTTGAAAGAGAAAAAACCCGCCCAGTAGTAGTAAATTTCCAAGGTGGGAAAGTAACATCAGATGCAGGACTAAGTTTAATTGCGGAGATAGACAGGAAACTACAGATCACAGCAAGACTAGCACAATGTTTCCAAGATTACAGGCAACCAAATAAAAGACAACATTCGATAGAAGACCTAATAGCACAAAGAATATATGGGTTAATCATGGGATATGAAGACCTAAACGACCATGAAGAACTACGTCATGACCCCATGTTTGCCATAGCAGTAGGAAAAAGAATAGGGCAAGAAAAAGAACCAGTAACATTAGCTTCAAAAAGTACATTAAATCGGTTAGAACATTGTCCTCTAAACATAGAACAGGGAGCAGAAAGTAGATATCATCGCATCGGACATTCTACCGCAGAAATAGAAAAATTATTTGTGAAAATATTCCTAGAATCATATTCTAGTGAACCGAAACAAATAATCCTAGACTTAGACGTAACCGATGATTTAGTACATGGGAATCAAGAACAAGTATTTTTCAACACATATTATGGAGCATATTGTTATGCACCACTTTATATATTCTGTGGAAAACATCTATTAGCAGCCAAATTAAGAGCGTCAAACGTAGACCCAGCAGAAGGGGCATTATCAGAACTCCAGAGAGTAATTAAACAAATAAGAACAGAATGGAAAAACGTAGAAATATTCGTGCGAGGAGATAGTGCTTACTCCAGAGAAGACATCATGAACTGGTGTGAATTACAAAGGGGAGTAGAATATGTATTTGGGATGCCACAAAATAGTCGGTTAATCAAAATGACAAAAAATACTCAAAATCAAGCCCAGCAAGAGTTTGAGCAGAAGCTGTTTAAAGTAGTTTCATTTTTAGAAACCCTATTTACCCCAGATGTTCAACTCAAAGAAATGGCATCTCAACTCATTGACAATTCCATTTGGTATCGGTCTATAAATTATCAAACTATTACTTCTTGTAGTCATCCTCGTCGTGTAGTTGCCAAAGTCGAACATGGGTCAAACGGAACTAATGTTCGCTTTGTTGTCACATCAATTCCCACAAATAAAATACCTCCTGGTGAACTTTATACTCAAAAGTATTGTCCCAGAGGTGAGATGGAAAATCGGTTTAAGGAACAACAGTTAGAACTGTTTAGTGATAGAACCAGTACCCATACATTTGCGGGTAATCAATTACGTTTGTGGTTCTCTTCTATTGCTTATGTTTTGATGAATGCTTTGCGAAATAAATGTTTGGTGAAGACGGAATTAAAGAATGCTCAAGTTGGAACTATCCGTACCAAGTTGTTGAAGTTAGGGGCTTTGATTACTGTCAGTAGCCGCAGAATTTTGATTGCAATTAATAGTTCTTGTCCTTACCAGGATATTTATGCTGCTGCTTACCGTTGTTTGCAGTTATTACCCAATCCTGGTTAA
- a CDS encoding isochorismatase gives MTQPNLLPIPPHFHPSKVGEIYRVPYQQLASEAEAWTKQYNIPPAATDKNRICLLLIDVQNTFCIPEFELFVGGETGTGAVDDNRRLCEFIYRNLGRITKIIPTLDTHTAMQIFHPIFWINANGEHPTPAATNITFADIEKGIWQVNPAVAHSVTNGDYELLKKQAVHYVKQLDKDGKYPLTIWPYHSMLGGIGHALVSAVEQAIFFHSIARQSQTQFELKGENALTENYSILRPEVLTGFDEKPIAQKNTNLIKQLLEYDAVIITGQAKSHCVAWTIDDLLTEIQQVDSTLTNKIYLLEDCTSPVVVPGVVDYTEQANSTFAKFAAAGMHMIKSTEWVIGNW, from the coding sequence ATGACACAACCAAACCTACTCCCTATTCCTCCCCACTTCCACCCCAGTAAAGTCGGTGAAATATACCGCGTACCTTATCAACAACTAGCATCTGAAGCAGAAGCATGGACAAAACAATATAATATTCCCCCAGCAGCAACCGATAAAAACCGCATTTGTCTATTATTAATAGATGTCCAAAACACCTTTTGTATTCCAGAATTTGAATTATTTGTAGGTGGAGAAACTGGAACTGGTGCTGTTGATGATAACAGAAGATTGTGTGAGTTTATTTATCGCAACTTGGGAAGAATTACCAAAATTATCCCCACCTTAGATACTCACACAGCAATGCAAATTTTCCATCCGATTTTTTGGATCAATGCAAATGGAGAACATCCCACACCAGCAGCAACTAATATCACTTTCGCAGATATTGAAAAAGGGATTTGGCAAGTTAACCCAGCAGTTGCTCATAGTGTGACTAATGGAGATTATGAACTTCTGAAAAAACAAGCTGTTCACTATGTTAAACAACTAGATAAAGATGGTAAATATCCCTTGACAATTTGGCCTTATCATTCTATGTTAGGGGGAATTGGTCATGCTTTAGTTTCCGCAGTGGAACAAGCAATATTTTTTCATAGTATTGCTCGTCAAAGTCAAACCCAATTTGAATTAAAAGGAGAAAATGCTTTAACAGAAAATTATTCTATTTTACGTCCCGAAGTTTTAACAGGATTTGATGAAAAACCAATTGCACAGAAAAACACAAATTTGATTAAACAACTTTTAGAATATGATGCAGTGATTATTACAGGACAAGCAAAAAGTCATTGTGTGGCGTGGACAATTGACGATTTATTAACAGAAATTCAACAGGTAGATAGCACCCTGACAAATAAAATCTATTTGTTAGAAGATTGCACCTCACCTGTTGTTGTACCGGGAGTTGTTGACTACACAGAACAAGCTAACTCTACTTTTGCTAAATTTGCAGCAGCAGGAATGCACATGATTAAATCAACAGAATGGGTAATTGGTAATTGGTAA
- a CDS encoding type II toxin-antitoxin system HicB family antitoxin, translated as MNLKIEIEQEEDGRFIAEVIDIPGVLAYGSTRQEAVAKVQALALRVVADKLAHDKLKYDLYSITL; from the coding sequence ATGAACTTGAAGATTGAGATTGAACAAGAGGAAGACGGGCGTTTTATTGCTGAGGTGATTGATATTCCCGGTGTTTTGGCCTACGGAAGCACAAGACAGGAAGCGGTGGCTAAGGTTCAGGCTTTGGCTTTGCGTGTTGTAGCTGATAAACTGGCACATGATAAGTTAAAATATGATTTATATTCAATTACTCTCTAA
- a CDS encoding LysM peptidoglycan-binding domain-containing M23 family metallopeptidase, translating to MTFRYRPMFLCSLISSLGLISTMLQLQSANAVPSCPTPALSRIQKHQVTGGETLDSIAERYKLMPETIINMNPFVNNGTLTPGTQLQIPPFDGIVVQVPSGQNWRQVAAKYKVRPDTLFEINGCQQNPRVVFVPVLPGMRERQNRIIASSPVQTASSASITGYPLANSTNVALPYGWQIHPITGKVFFHSGVDLVAEVGTSVQAIAPGIVVFAKDQASYGKLVIINHAGGLQTRYAQLETIQVKLGQNVKPGDILGTVGATGQPTSREPHLHFEIRANEPLGWTAKDPKKYLK from the coding sequence ATGACTTTTCGCTATCGTCCAATGTTTCTCTGTAGCTTAATTAGCAGCTTGGGGCTAATTTCCACAATGCTACAACTGCAAAGCGCGAATGCAGTACCAAGTTGTCCAACTCCAGCCTTATCGAGAATTCAAAAACATCAAGTTACTGGTGGTGAGACTTTAGATAGCATAGCCGAGCGATATAAGCTCATGCCAGAAACAATTATTAACATGAATCCCTTTGTTAATAACGGTACTTTGACACCTGGTACTCAATTGCAAATTCCCCCCTTTGATGGAATTGTGGTACAAGTTCCCAGTGGTCAAAATTGGAGACAAGTGGCAGCAAAATACAAAGTTCGTCCAGATACATTGTTTGAAATTAATGGTTGTCAACAAAACCCCAGAGTTGTTTTTGTTCCTGTTTTACCAGGAATGAGAGAAAGACAAAATCGGATAATTGCTAGTTCTCCTGTACAAACTGCATCATCAGCAAGTATAACCGGATATCCTTTAGCTAATTCTACAAATGTAGCCTTACCTTATGGGTGGCAAATTCACCCGATTACAGGTAAAGTTTTTTTTCATAGTGGTGTAGATTTAGTAGCAGAAGTTGGTACATCTGTGCAAGCGATCGCTCCTGGGATTGTAGTCTTTGCTAAAGATCAAGCCAGCTACGGAAAATTAGTGATTATTAATCATGCAGGTGGACTACAAACTCGTTACGCTCAATTAGAAACCATACAAGTTAAACTGGGACAAAATGTAAAACCAGGTGACATATTAGGAACTGTTGGTGCTACAGGTCAACCAACTTCTAGAGAACCACATTTACATTTTGAAATTCGTGCTAATGAACCCCTTGGTTGGACTGCAAAAGATCCAAAAAAATATTTGAAATAG